The genomic interval CCACTCGTATGCTCTTTACTGTCTACTCGCGTTTTGTGCCGAATCTCACCCGGCGCGATGGCTCGGCTTTTGAGAATCTGCTGGCGGCGCGGCTTCCAGGCGTTATCAAGGATCCAGCGGAGATTGCTGTAAGCCCGGTGTCTGATGTTGTCGGTGGGGCTGATCATGTCTAGCGCGCTGGCACATCTGAGGGCTGGGGCGGTCTGTGGGTGGTTTCGCCTGCAGCAGTGGACGGAGGCGTTGACCCGCGATGGCTTTCCGTATCTGAAACTGGTGCTGGAGGATTGTTCGGGGCAGCTGACGGGCTTTGTCTGGCAACAGGCGCTGGTGGCGCAGATGCAGCGGCAGGTATTGCCAAGCTATGCTCTGGTTAAGGTGCAGGGTCAGGCGCGCTGGTTTCAGGGTGGTTTGCGGCTGGATGTGTCTTCGCTGTTGGTGCCTGGGGCTCAGGCGTGCTCTGATCTGGTCGGTACGGAGGGCTTCTCGGCGGCCCGGCTGCTGCCACGGAGTCTGTGTCCGCAGCCGGATTTGCTGGCGCTTCTTATGGCGGCGGTGAAGCAGATCGAGTGGCCGGCGTTGCGGCGTTTTGTTGAGGCGGTGTTGCTGGATCGGGGTATCAGCTTTGCGTTTGTGGCGGCACCGGCGAGTTTACGGCATCATCACAGTTATCCCGGGGGGCTGCTGCAGCATAGTCTGGAGTGTTTTGTGCTGGTGTCGCGCCACCGGGAATTTCCGCGTGAGCGGGCGCAGCTGGGCATGGTGGCGGCGCTTTTTCATGATATCGGCAAGATTCTGACCCTGACCCACCGGATGCGGCGTACAAGTCTGGGGGCCTGTCTGGATCATGATAAGCTGACGCTGGAGGTGCTGGCGCCTCATCTGCGCAAGCTGGATCAGGACTGGCCGGAGGGTGGTGAAGAGTTGCGCTATCTTTTGACCTGGAAGCTGTGCAGCCGTGTGCCGCGTTATGACATGGCGGATCTGGTGGCTTGTTGTGATCGGCTCAGTACTGGTCTGAATCGCCGGGCGCCGCATCTTGGCAGCCGCAGCGGTTCTGTGCAGGCGGTGGATGCGTTGCTGGCTTTGCGGCGGGGCTAAAAGGGCAGACAAGGAGGAAAGACGAGCTGATGTTGGGTTCTTTAGGGCCGCTGCTTTGCTGTGCTCTGGCGGTGGCGTTGCTGATAGGGTTTTTACTGCTGCTGGATCGGCGTGGGCGCCGCCAGGGTTGTGCCGAGTTAAAAGCGGGAGTCTGTGTCATGACGACAGAAGTGGATGCAAGCTGTGGAATACCGCCCAAGCCTCCTGCAACTGACCGGATGCAGGTGGATGCCGAGCTCTGTCGTCGCTTTGATGGCTTGTGTGCCGCCATCGCCGAGAAACCCGAGGCGCTGGCTCGTCTTGAAGCGCTGCTTGATGCGGCCCAGGAGTTGCTGGGCTTGGTGCTGCATGAGGCGAATGAGGCTCGGCAACGGATGGCACGGCTGGAACTGCAGCACAGCCTTGCCGCTTTCAATCTCGCCGTTGGCGGGCCGCTGTCTGCCTGGCAGCTACCTCAGGCGCTTTGGCCGCAGGGGGAGCAGAGCAGCGATCAGACCTGCGACTGGGCCGTGGAACTGCTGTTTGCCCTCTATCGCCAGCGAAGCTGAGCTGTTCTGGTAGAAAAAATCGGAACATCAAACGAGGCACCTACGTAAGCCGGCTAAGGAGTTTTCCTGCGCCGGCTTTTTTCTGCTCTTGGCAAGCTGGCGTGCAAGCCGCGCTAAGAATTGGTGGTGTAGCGGAACCGGTTCCCTGGACA from Desulfuromonas thiophila carries:
- a CDS encoding HD domain-containing protein; this encodes MSSALAHLRAGAVCGWFRLQQWTEALTRDGFPYLKLVLEDCSGQLTGFVWQQALVAQMQRQVLPSYALVKVQGQARWFQGGLRLDVSSLLVPGAQACSDLVGTEGFSAARLLPRSLCPQPDLLALLMAAVKQIEWPALRRFVEAVLLDRGISFAFVAAPASLRHHHSYPGGLLQHSLECFVLVSRHREFPRERAQLGMVAALFHDIGKILTLTHRMRRTSLGACLDHDKLTLEVLAPHLRKLDQDWPEGGEELRYLLTWKLCSRVPRYDMADLVACCDRLSTGLNRRAPHLGSRSGSVQAVDALLALRRG